The proteins below are encoded in one region of Helianthus annuus cultivar XRQ/B chromosome 2, HanXRQr2.0-SUNRISE, whole genome shotgun sequence:
- the LOC110885749 gene encoding uncharacterized protein LOC110885749 has protein sequence MPHLRSHGPPPPVKQSSSQLGQGPQVASSSSTRFPNFDSTPLPTPPPTPPPSPNRSPKTSPKVSPPDSPTSSTSSNPENLEPMANPRKTVHQQATQNFTGLASPITVPPIVNDNSWQIPSYAMQAITNTIQFHGRDDEDALAHINRFSRMLATFSLHGAPNDATYLQLFPFSLAGRAATWLDSQPTGTFTTWAGLRQAFLNKYFPPAKASRLRDQIHSFRMEPDEPYYLAWERFQNLCARCSQHGLSDWALCEKFYNERFEAFAQSQSQSRSDQRYQSGGSNTTTSAPARGVNHVTMDPSLASVLENMSRELKEIKAKVDKCEYCRGGHDTNACPLLVGEEQVDFVGGGFGRGQSSGFGNNNLGSGWRNSNNNFNNNAFRSNGPPGFQMAQNPNRGQNSLFGGGSGGQFNKGFNGQVKDGGSNNQGQTGQGSSYDLGGSLERMESMMSQLIVRDQTTQKTLSEHDLMLKNHQASFQDLQRVVGDMSRKLEERLPGQFAGNTQPNPNAHAKAITTRSGKTVGNPSVEERVVDEEGDVIDEEIEMEAPGKVQNRLSPASTAQPGESQSEKKVEKTPIDVRPSPLVNHAYVPFPSRLKNKKYSREYGQFLDIFKQLKINLPFIEALQSMPKYAKFLKDLLRNKEKLGELSNVPLNGGCSAIVLNKLPEKLTDPGIFTIPCLFGSNTNTRALADLCASINLMPFSLYEKLDLGELAPT, from the exons atgccacatctgcgctcgcacggaccaccaccaccagtcAAGCAGTCTTCATCTCAATTGGGCCAAGGCCCTCAGGTTGCTTCTTCATCCTCTACTCGGTTCCCCAACTTCGATTCCACCCCGTTACCCACCCCACCTCCTACACCACCACCTTCGCCAAACCGTTCACCTAAAACTTCACCCAAGGTTTCCCCACCCGATAGTCCTACTTCTAGTACCTCTAGTAATCCAGAAAACTTAGAACCAATGGCCAACCCTAGGAAAACCGTCCATCAGCAAGCCACCCAAAATTTCACCGGCCTCGCTTCACCCATCACCGTTCCACCCATAGTCAACGACAACTCATGGCAGATTCCATCTTATGCCATGCAAGCCATCACCAATACCATCCAATTCCATGGCCGAGACGATGAGGACGCCCTGGCCCACATAAACCGTTTCTCTCGTATGCTAGCTACCTTTAGCCTTCACGGTGCACCCAACGATGCCACCTACCTACAGCTTTTCCCATTCTCATTAGCCGGCCGTGCGGCTACTTGGTTGGACTCTCAACCAACCGGTACCTTTACCACATGGGCGGGGCTTCGTCAAGCCTTTTTGAATAAGTATTTCCCGCCCGCTAAAGCCTCACGCCTTAGAGACCAAATCCACTCCTTTCGCATGGAGCCCGACGAGCCCTACTACCTTGCTTGGGAGCGTTTCCAAAACCTGTGTGCTCGTTGCTCCCAGCATGGTCTTTCCGACTGGGCTTTATGTGAGAAATTTTATAACG AGCGTTTTGAGGCATTTGCTCAGTCTCAATCCCAATCACGATCCGATCAGAGGTATCAAAGTGGTGGTTCCAACACCACTACTAGTGCACCCGCTCGAGGGGTGAACCATGTCACAATGGATCCTAGTTTAGCCTCTGTTTTGGAAAACATGTCTAGGGAACTCAAAGAAATCAAGGCTAAGGTAGACAAATGTGAGTATTGTCGAGGGGGTCACGACACGAATGCGTGTCCATTACTTGTTGGTGAGGAACAGGTCGATTTCGTAGGAGGAGGGTTTGGTAGAGGTCAATCTAGCGGTTTTGGTAATAATAATCTTGGGTCGGGTTGGCGAAATAgtaataataactttaataataACGCTTTTCGCTCAAATGGACCCCCTGGCTTTCAAATGGCTCAAAACCCAAATAGGGGCCAAAATTCACTCTTTGGTGGGGGTTCAGGTGGGCAGTTCAACAAAGGGTTCAACGGGCAGGTCAAGGATGGGGGGTCGAATAACCAAGGTCAAACAGGTCAAGGTTCAAGCTATGATTTAGGGGGTAGTTTAGAAAGAATGGAGTCCATGATGAGCCAACTAATTGTTAGGGACCAAACTACTCAAAAGACCCTTAGTGAACACGACCTCATGCTTAAGAACCACCAAGCCTCATTCCAAGACCTTCAACGAGTCGTAGGGGATATGTCTAGAAAATTAGAAGAGAGGTTACCCGGTCAATTTGCGGGTAATACCCAACCCAATCCCAATGCCCATGCTAAAGCCATTACCACTCGTAGTGGCAAGACCGTAGGAAACCCAAGTGTAGAAGAGAGAGTAGTTGATGAAGAGGGAGATGTGATAGATGAGGAGATCGAAATGGAGGCTCCCGGCAAAGTGCAAAATAGGCTaagcccagcaagtaccgcacagccCGGTGAGTCTCAAAGTGAGAAGAAAGTTGAGAAAACCCCAATAGACGTTAGACCTTCACCCTTAGTGAACCATGCGTATGTTCCGTTTCCCTCACGCCTTAAGAATAAAAAATACTCAAGGGAATACGGGCAGTTTTTGGACATCTTCAAGCAATTGAAGATTAACCTTCCATTTATAGAGGCCCTTCAATCGATGCCTAAGTACGCGAAGTTCTTGAAAGACCTCCTTAGGAACAAAGAAAAATTAGGAGAGTTGTCTAACGTCCCGTTGAATGGGGGATGTTCCGCCATTGTGTTAAATAAGCTTCCTGAAAAGCTTACCGATCCGGGTATTTTTACCATTCCTTGTCTATTCGGTAGCAACACCAACACTCGAGCTTTAGCCGACTTATGTGCTAGCATCAACTTGATGCCCTTTTCTCTTTATGAGAAGCTAGACCTAGGAGAGCTTGCACCTACCTGA